A DNA window from Christiangramia salexigens contains the following coding sequences:
- a CDS encoding UDP-glucuronic acid decarboxylase family protein, with protein MAKRILITGAAGFLGSHLCDRFIKEGFEVIGMDNLITGDVKNIEHLIKLKNFEFHHHDITKFVHVAGKLDYILHFASPASPIDYLKIPIQTLKVGSVGTLHCLGLAKEKNARILIASTSEVYGDPQVHPQNEEYYGNVNAIGPRGVYDEAKRFQESITMAYHRFHGLETRIARIFNTYGPRMRLNDGRVIPAFIGQALRGEDLTVFGDGSQTRSFCFVDDQVEGIYRLLLSDYSEPVNIGNPDEISILDFASEIIKLTGTDQKITFEELPQDDPMQRQPDISRAKEVLGWEPKVSREEGMKITYDYFKNLGAEELEKREHKDFSKHIRR; from the coding sequence ATGGCAAAACGAATTTTGATTACCGGAGCTGCAGGATTCCTTGGCTCTCATCTATGTGATCGCTTTATAAAGGAAGGTTTTGAAGTGATAGGAATGGATAATCTTATTACCGGAGATGTTAAGAACATTGAACATCTTATAAAACTTAAAAATTTTGAATTCCATCATCACGATATTACCAAATTCGTTCATGTAGCAGGAAAGTTAGACTATATCCTTCATTTTGCCTCGCCGGCGAGCCCCATAGATTATTTGAAAATCCCAATCCAAACCCTTAAAGTAGGCTCAGTTGGAACCTTACATTGTCTTGGATTGGCTAAGGAAAAGAATGCCCGAATTTTAATTGCATCTACTTCAGAAGTTTATGGTGATCCACAGGTTCATCCTCAAAACGAAGAATATTACGGTAATGTAAATGCGATAGGACCAAGGGGTGTATATGACGAAGCTAAAAGGTTTCAGGAGTCTATCACTATGGCCTATCACAGATTTCACGGGCTGGAAACGAGAATAGCCAGGATCTTTAATACGTATGGCCCAAGGATGAGGTTAAATGATGGCCGCGTAATTCCGGCATTTATAGGTCAGGCACTCCGTGGTGAGGATCTTACCGTTTTTGGCGACGGATCCCAGACCAGATCCTTTTGTTTTGTAGATGATCAGGTAGAGGGAATTTATCGTTTGCTCTTAAGCGATTATTCAGAACCCGTGAACATAGGAAACCCTGACGAAATTAGCATTCTGGATTTCGCAAGTGAGATCATTAAGCTTACCGGTACAGATCAGAAGATCACTTTTGAGGAACTTCCACAAGATGATCCTATGCAAAGACAGCCGGATATTTCAAGAGCTAAAGAGGTTTTAGGGTGGGAGCCGAAAGTTTCCCGCGAAGAAGGAATGAAGATCACCTATGATTATTTTAAAAATCTGGGAGCAGAAGAACTTGAAAAGCGGGAACATAAAGATTTTTCCAAGCATATTAGACGATAG
- a CDS encoding glycosyltransferase family 2 protein — protein MKDYGLVSIIMPAYNSAAFISESIESVIGQTYSNWELLIVDDASVDGTVDIVNIYAQKDERICLMQNESNSGTHITRNRAIKAAQGGFVAFLDSDDLWKPQKLSAQLKLMKEENLPACFSSYDLIDENGLTTGKEVIALPELSYQKLLKANYVGNLTGIYSVEKLGKIFSPNIRKRQDWALWLEVLKKGGPIKSIREPLATYRLRKDSISNNKIEMLKYNFMVYHKVLGYNPVVSGIKMMIFLREQLFIKSRQVRTIQ, from the coding sequence ATGAAGGACTATGGACTTGTTTCGATAATTATGCCGGCATATAATTCTGCCGCTTTTATCTCAGAGTCTATAGAATCTGTAATTGGTCAAACCTATTCCAATTGGGAATTGCTCATTGTTGATGATGCTTCGGTGGATGGTACGGTTGATATCGTTAATATATATGCTCAAAAAGATGAGAGAATATGTTTGATGCAAAATGAATCAAACTCAGGAACTCATATAACCCGAAATAGAGCAATTAAAGCCGCGCAAGGAGGATTTGTAGCCTTTCTGGACTCAGACGACCTGTGGAAGCCTCAAAAGCTCTCAGCACAGCTAAAATTGATGAAAGAAGAAAATCTCCCTGCGTGTTTCTCCAGTTATGATCTTATAGATGAGAATGGTCTTACCACCGGGAAAGAAGTCATCGCCTTGCCGGAGTTGAGCTATCAGAAATTGTTAAAGGCGAATTATGTTGGAAACCTTACCGGTATATACAGCGTTGAAAAATTAGGAAAGATCTTTTCTCCCAACATAAGAAAGCGACAGGACTGGGCATTATGGCTGGAAGTTTTAAAAAAAGGCGGGCCCATTAAAAGCATCAGAGAACCGCTGGCTACATACAGATTGAGAAAGGACTCAATTTCAAATAACAAAATTGAGATGCTTAAATATAATTTTATGGTCTACCATAAGGTGCTGGGCTATAATCCTGTTGTAAGTGGCATTAAAATGATGATTTTTCTTCGAGAGCAGTTATTTATAAAATCCCGCCAGGTCAGAACTATTCAATAA
- the rfbD gene encoding dTDP-4-dehydrorhamnose reductase, whose protein sequence is MKTILVTGAGGQLGQCFKKQSGNYKGFKFLFCTSAELDITFKSTIQDFFKNNKVDYCVNCAAYTNVEQAENEKKTAFLVNAEAARNLAEVCKEYDATLFHFSTDYVFNGRADNPYSENEKVNPINVYGASKLRGEEYIENILKNFFVFRTSWLYSEFGHNFFNTILKKANEKAELNITSSQKGTPTNANDLAAYILKIIESGSKAYGIYHYSNRGEATWFDFAKEILNYTQQLDEVVLNKTGFYKTLAERPAYSVLSKEKVDKSFGFEIKSWKESLHRLIDEK, encoded by the coding sequence ATGAAAACGATTTTGGTTACCGGAGCGGGTGGACAATTAGGCCAATGTTTTAAGAAGCAGAGCGGTAATTACAAAGGATTTAAATTTTTGTTCTGCACTTCAGCTGAACTTGATATTACTTTCAAATCTACAATTCAGGATTTTTTTAAAAATAATAAAGTTGATTATTGTGTCAACTGCGCGGCGTATACCAATGTGGAACAGGCTGAAAATGAAAAAAAGACAGCCTTTCTTGTAAATGCGGAAGCCGCAAGAAATCTTGCAGAAGTTTGTAAAGAATATGATGCAACACTTTTTCATTTTTCTACAGATTATGTTTTTAATGGAAGGGCTGATAATCCCTATTCAGAAAATGAGAAAGTAAATCCTATCAATGTTTACGGGGCTTCTAAACTTAGGGGAGAAGAATATATTGAGAATATCCTGAAGAATTTCTTTGTATTTAGAACCTCCTGGTTGTATTCAGAATTTGGACATAACTTTTTTAATACTATTCTTAAAAAAGCCAATGAAAAAGCCGAGCTAAACATAACAAGCTCTCAGAAAGGTACACCTACCAATGCAAATGACCTTGCCGCATATATTTTAAAAATAATTGAATCCGGTTCTAAGGCCTACGGCATTTATCATTACAGTAACAGGGGAGAAGCAACCTGGTTTGATTTTGCAAAAGAAATACTTAATTATACTCAACAACTGGATGAGGTGGTTCTCAACAAAACAGGATTTTACAAAACCCTGGCTGAAAGACCTGCCTATTCTGTGCTTTCAAAAGAAAAGGTGGATAAGAGCTTTGGGTTTGAGATCAAAAGCTGGAAAGAAAGTCTTCACAGACTTATTGATGAAAAATGA